The following proteins are co-located in the Bacillota bacterium genome:
- a CDS encoding MFS transporter, protein MKAATRTQLIALCTVPFIMVLGNSMLIPVLPALKSALKTSTLNAGLLITLFSLPAGIVIPFTGFLSDRVGRKTIIVPALFTYAAGGFIAGLAALFLKKEAYGLILAGRVIQGIGAGGTYQLAMALTGDIFTSKERTKALGALEASNGLGKVISPIAGAAVGLIAWYMPFFVYSVAAVPAALLVLFLVREPSNKKAQKISPKAYFRGLGQVFAKKGASLAGCFLAGSLVLLLLFGVLSHFSDVFEDRYGLKGVVKGLIIAIPVLALAVTSYISGTLLQKQITKLLKISVVVGLILTAISMALVAFLTKPVPVIAVLALLGIGGGLVLPPVNTMVTSCTTPEKRGIVTALYGTVRFFGVAIGPPAFAMGVKVGKLQTYLAAAGITVVALILAIWLIDQKKMIPKRLRQGEQGSAAGGGEQTSAGARRKSGPDGRPKQRPALAKPVPSTQRNGKVSPGGAAVLEDDDDDYDLGDFHFEDAW, encoded by the coding sequence TTGAAGGCCGCGACACGGACCCAGTTGATCGCCCTTTGCACCGTCCCCTTCATCATGGTCCTCGGCAACTCAATGCTCATCCCGGTCCTGCCGGCCCTAAAGTCGGCCCTCAAGACCAGCACCCTCAACGCCGGCCTGCTCATCACGCTATTCTCCCTGCCGGCCGGGATCGTCATCCCCTTCACCGGCTTTCTGTCCGACCGCGTGGGCCGGAAGACCATCATCGTCCCGGCCCTTTTCACCTATGCGGCCGGCGGGTTCATCGCCGGCCTGGCCGCCCTGTTCCTCAAGAAGGAGGCTTACGGCCTGATTCTGGCCGGGCGGGTGATTCAGGGCATCGGCGCCGGCGGGACCTACCAATTGGCCATGGCCCTGACCGGCGACATCTTCACCAGCAAGGAGCGGACGAAGGCCCTCGGGGCCCTGGAGGCCTCCAACGGCCTCGGCAAGGTGATCAGCCCGATCGCCGGGGCCGCCGTGGGCTTGATCGCCTGGTACATGCCCTTCTTCGTGTACTCCGTGGCGGCCGTGCCGGCCGCCCTCCTGGTCCTCTTCCTCGTCCGCGAACCGAGCAACAAGAAGGCCCAGAAGATCTCGCCCAAGGCCTACTTCCGCGGGCTCGGCCAGGTCTTCGCCAAGAAAGGGGCCTCGCTGGCCGGCTGCTTCCTGGCCGGCAGCCTCGTCCTCCTGCTCCTCTTCGGCGTCCTCAGCCACTTCTCGGACGTCTTCGAGGACCGCTATGGCCTCAAGGGAGTGGTCAAGGGCCTGATCATCGCTATTCCCGTCCTGGCCCTGGCGGTCACCAGTTACATCAGCGGCACCCTGCTTCAAAAGCAGATAACCAAGCTACTCAAGATCTCGGTCGTCGTCGGGTTGATCCTCACCGCCATCTCCATGGCCCTGGTGGCCTTCCTGACCAAGCCCGTTCCGGTCATCGCCGTCCTGGCCTTGCTGGGCATCGGCGGCGGGTTGGTCCTGCCGCCCGTCAACACCATGGTCACCAGCTGCACCACCCCCGAGAAGCGGGGGATCGTCACGGCCCTCTACGGGACGGTCCGCTTCTTCGGCGTGGCCATCGGACCGCCGGCTTTCGCCATGGGGGTCAAGGTCGGCAAGCTCCAGACCTACCTGGCGGCCGCCGGAATCACCGTGGTTGCCTTGATCCTGGCCATCTGGTTGATCGACCAGAAGAAGATGATCCCCAAGAGGCTGCGCCAGGGCGAGCAGGGGTCGGCCGCCGGTGGTGGCGAGCAGACCTCGGCCGGCGCCCGCCGGAAGAGTGGGCCCGACGGACGGCCGAAGCAACGGCCGGCCCTGGCCAAGCCGGTCCCCTCGACGCAGCGCAACGGCAAGGTCAGTCCTGGCGGCGCGGCCGTCCTGGAAGACGATGATGATGACTATGACCTCGGTGACTTCCACTTCGAGGACGCCTGGTGA
- a CDS encoding SHOCT domain-containing protein: MTNRALKAVLAVLGLLFLAWLVVGWPAGMWGPGAAGRFGMHPMARWMMGYGWAGWRGGAWALAFMFLCWALVIAGAYLVIRWLLAQSRVATRPGQADQALAILRERYARGEVGEEEYDRVRQNLEGGGRP, translated from the coding sequence TTGACCAATCGAGCTCTCAAGGCCGTCCTGGCCGTCCTCGGTCTCCTTTTCCTGGCCTGGCTGGTGGTGGGCTGGCCGGCCGGGATGTGGGGCCCGGGCGCCGCCGGCCGATTTGGAATGCACCCGATGGCCCGCTGGATGATGGGCTACGGCTGGGCCGGATGGCGCGGCGGGGCCTGGGCGCTGGCCTTCATGTTCCTCTGCTGGGCCCTCGTGATCGCCGGGGCCTACCTAGTCATCCGCTGGCTCTTGGCCCAGAGCCGGGTGGCCACCCGACCCGGACAGGCCGACCAAGCCCTGGCCATCCTCCGCGAGCGCTACGCGCGGGGCGAGGTTGGCGAGGAAGAGTATGACCGGGTCAGGCAAAACCTCGAGGGGGGTGGTCGACCGTGA
- a CDS encoding glucosaminidase domain-containing protein, which produces MTTVTIGTLLALVGVLLAVTLRLTRVGPTPAPEPPPLPPEPTPGPSPGPTPAPPLPRTYTIDSDLRPPGGVTAPELDAFFRGYPLEGLGRSFVAAEAKYALNAVYLSAHAAWESDYGRSKIARDKDNLFGYGASGPDPYANARTFPNFEACIDFVAGYVARAYLDPAGQFYGGAPSLRGMNVNYATDQNWKNGIAALMNEIARPAPRAQVTKSSASPVRIFSPR; this is translated from the coding sequence ATGACCACCGTCACCATCGGAACCCTGCTGGCCCTGGTGGGGGTGCTCCTGGCCGTCACCCTCAGACTGACGCGGGTCGGACCGACTCCGGCCCCCGAGCCGCCACCCCTGCCACCCGAACCGACCCCAGGACCGAGCCCGGGGCCCACCCCGGCGCCCCCGCTTCCGAGGACCTACACCATCGACAGCGACCTTCGGCCGCCGGGCGGCGTCACCGCGCCTGAGCTGGACGCGTTCTTCCGCGGCTACCCCTTGGAGGGCCTGGGCCGGTCGTTTGTCGCGGCGGAAGCGAAGTACGCCTTGAACGCCGTCTACCTGTCGGCTCACGCGGCCTGGGAGAGCGACTACGGGCGCAGCAAGATCGCCCGGGACAAAGATAACCTCTTCGGCTACGGCGCTTCCGGCCCGGACCCCTACGCCAACGCCAGGACATTCCCGAATTTCGAGGCCTGCATCGACTTCGTGGCCGGCTACGTCGCCCGGGCCTACCTGGACCCGGCCGGTCAGTTCTACGGCGGGGCGCCGTCCCTGCGGGGAATGAACGTCAACTACGCCACCGATCAGAACTGGAAGAACGGCATCGCGGCCCTGATGAACGAAATCGCCCGGCCCGCCCCGCGGGCTCAGGTCACCAAGAGCTCGGCTTCACCGGTCAGGATCTTCTCCCCTCGCTGA
- a CDS encoding alpha/beta fold hydrolase — MPDLTLSDFVLHYLDETTPSVGPAAKTVSDTAPGAGRPAVTLVLIHGDLASSAWWRPFLSRLPAGWRVIAPDLRGCGRSSHPAAGYAINQYAADLGRLVESTRPGSFILVGHSLGGAVAMTYALEHPDDVQALVLVDPVPADGLRFGRLGREAFFHLKEDPELLAEAVSRAMPTAPRDDFFRLVVADAAAADQHVFTDNVVTMEGFAVFGRLHALSRPTLVIVGTEDRLIPRAPMVRTAEAIPRSRLAFVEGCGHSPQIEKPDEVVRLVTEFAEEVGRGSAPPIEPRPMTDFAVGQKTVYHRRITAEDIEAFARLTGDYSPIHLSQDYAAKTRFGGRIGHGMLTAALVSAPLGMRLPGPGGVYLRQDARFLRPVTMGDTVTIVAEVTAVNAEKRRLTLSTECFNQRGEKILTGEAELLVT; from the coding sequence GTGCCGGACCTGACGCTCTCCGACTTCGTGCTGCATTACCTGGATGAGACCACCCCGTCCGTGGGACCGGCCGCCAAGACGGTGTCGGACACGGCCCCCGGGGCCGGTCGCCCGGCCGTCACCCTCGTCCTGATCCATGGCGACCTGGCCTCGTCGGCTTGGTGGCGCCCGTTCCTATCCAGACTCCCCGCGGGGTGGCGGGTCATCGCCCCAGACCTGCGGGGCTGTGGCCGCAGCTCGCATCCGGCGGCGGGTTACGCCATCAACCAATATGCGGCCGACCTGGGGCGGCTGGTGGAGTCCACCCGGCCCGGCTCCTTCATCTTGGTCGGTCACTCGCTGGGCGGAGCCGTGGCCATGACCTACGCCCTGGAGCACCCCGACGATGTCCAGGCGCTGGTCCTGGTCGACCCGGTGCCGGCCGACGGGCTGAGGTTCGGACGCCTCGGCCGGGAGGCCTTCTTCCATCTCAAGGAGGACCCGGAGTTGCTGGCCGAAGCCGTCTCCAGGGCGATGCCCACGGCGCCTCGGGACGACTTCTTCCGGCTGGTGGTGGCCGACGCGGCCGCGGCCGACCAGCACGTCTTCACCGATAACGTGGTGACCATGGAGGGGTTCGCCGTCTTCGGCCGGCTGCATGCCCTGAGCCGGCCGACCCTGGTCATCGTCGGGACCGAGGACCGGCTCATTCCGCGGGCCCCGATGGTCCGGACCGCCGAGGCCATCCCCCGGTCCCGGCTGGCCTTCGTCGAGGGCTGCGGGCACTCCCCCCAAATCGAAAAGCCGGACGAGGTCGTCCGGCTGGTCACCGAGTTCGCCGAGGAAGTCGGCCGGGGGTCCGCGCCGCCCATCGAGCCTCGCCCGATGACCGACTTCGCCGTCGGGCAGAAGACGGTCTATCACCGCCGCATCACGGCCGAGGACATCGAAGCCTTCGCCCGCCTGACCGGGGACTACAGCCCGATCCATCTGAGCCAGGACTACGCGGCCAAGACCCGCTTCGGGGGGCGGATCGGCCACGGGATGTTGACCGCGGCGCTGGTCTCCGCCCCCCTGGGGATGAGGCTGCCCGGACCCGGTGGCGTCTATCTGCGGCAGGATGCCAGGTTCCTGCGCCCGGTGACCATGGGCGACACGGTTACCATAGTCGCCGAGGTGACCGCGGTCAATGCCGAGAAACGCCGCCTGACCCTCAGCACCGAGTGCTTCAATCAGCGAGGGGAGAAGATCCTGACCGGTGAAGCCGAGCTCTTGGTGACCTGA
- the hydG gene encoding [FeFe] hydrogenase H-cluster radical SAM maturase HydG: MDHRYVEEELEKASRVDRGAVREIVAKARRAEGLEPSEVARLLQVEDPDLLQEIFAAAREIKEKIYGKRIVLFAPLYVSNFCVNNCRYCGYHRENKIPRRRLTMDEVREEVRVLESMGHKRLALETGEDPKNCPLDYVLEVLETIYSVRFERGSIRRVNVNVAATTPEDYRRLKAAKIGTYILFQETYHRPTYEYMHPAGPKASYEYHLGAMDRALSAGIDDVGIGPLFGLYDYKFEVMAVILHARHLDQTFGVGPHTISMPRLRPATGMSLEDYPHLVSDDDFRKVVAIIRLAVPYTGMILSTREKPGFRDEAIGLGISQISAGSCTGVGAYRQEHEKTAGGAAEEGSPQFTVEDHRSPDEILQNLCAGGYLPSYCTACYRKGRTGDRFMPLAKSGQIQNVCQPNAILTFKEYLLDYASPETRRVGEETIRRHLGEIKNPLTRQRTEERLKQIEEGTRDLYF, from the coding sequence ATCGACCACCGGTACGTCGAGGAGGAACTGGAGAAGGCTTCCCGCGTCGACCGGGGGGCCGTCAGGGAGATCGTCGCCAAGGCCCGCCGGGCCGAAGGCCTCGAGCCTTCCGAGGTCGCCCGGCTCCTGCAGGTGGAGGACCCGGACCTGCTCCAGGAGATCTTCGCCGCGGCCAGGGAGATCAAGGAGAAGATCTACGGCAAGCGGATCGTCCTCTTCGCCCCGCTCTACGTGAGCAACTTCTGCGTCAACAACTGCCGATACTGCGGCTACCATCGGGAGAACAAGATCCCCCGGCGCCGCCTGACCATGGATGAGGTCAGGGAGGAGGTCCGCGTCCTCGAGTCCATGGGCCACAAGCGATTGGCCCTCGAGACCGGCGAGGACCCGAAGAACTGCCCGCTGGACTACGTCCTCGAAGTCCTCGAGACGATCTACTCAGTCAGGTTCGAGCGCGGCAGCATTCGCCGGGTCAACGTGAACGTCGCGGCGACCACCCCCGAAGATTACCGTCGCCTGAAGGCGGCCAAGATCGGCACCTATATCCTCTTCCAGGAGACCTACCACCGGCCGACCTACGAGTACATGCATCCCGCCGGGCCCAAGGCCAGTTACGAGTACCACCTCGGGGCGATGGACCGGGCCCTCTCGGCGGGCATCGACGACGTCGGCATCGGGCCACTCTTCGGGCTCTACGACTACAAGTTCGAGGTCATGGCGGTCATCCTCCACGCCCGCCACCTCGACCAGACCTTCGGCGTCGGCCCGCACACCATCTCCATGCCGCGCCTGCGCCCGGCCACCGGGATGTCCCTCGAGGACTACCCCCACCTGGTCTCCGACGACGATTTCCGCAAGGTGGTCGCCATCATCCGGCTGGCCGTCCCTTACACCGGGATGATCCTTTCGACCCGCGAGAAGCCGGGCTTCCGTGACGAGGCGATCGGCCTCGGGATCTCCCAGATCAGCGCCGGGTCGTGCACCGGCGTCGGGGCCTATAGGCAAGAACACGAAAAGACCGCCGGAGGGGCGGCCGAGGAAGGTTCGCCTCAGTTCACGGTGGAGGACCACCGCAGTCCGGACGAGATCTTGCAGAACCTCTGCGCCGGCGGATATCTGCCCAGCTACTGCACGGCCTGCTACCGCAAGGGTCGGACCGGCGACCGGTTCATGCCCCTGGCCAAGAGCGGCCAGATCCAGAACGTCTGCCAGCCCAACGCCATCCTGACCTTCAAGGAATACCTCCTCGACTACGCCTCGCCCGAGACCCGCCGGGTCGGCGAGGAGACCATCCGGCGGCACCTCGGCGAGATCAAGAACCCGCTGACCAGGCAGCGGACCGAGGAGCGCCTCAAGCAGATCGAGGAAGGCACGCGCGACCTTTACTTCTAG
- a CDS encoding TM1266 family iron-only hydrogenase system putative regulator, translating into MDRRIGVVGVVITDREKAARRVNEILGEHAEVIVGRMGIPYREKGLSVIALIVDGTTDEIGAMSGKLGNVAGVMVKSAVTPSR; encoded by the coding sequence ATGGATCGGCGCATCGGGGTGGTCGGCGTCGTCATCACCGACCGGGAGAAAGCCGCCCGCCGAGTCAACGAGATCCTGGGTGAGCACGCCGAGGTCATCGTCGGTCGAATGGGCATCCCCTACCGCGAGAAGGGGCTTTCGGTCATCGCTTTGATCGTCGACGGGACCACGGACGAGATTGGGGCGATGTCCGGCAAGCTCGGCAACGTCGCCGGGGTCATGGTCAAGTCGGCGGTCACACCGTCCCGCTAA